A window of Pedobacter lusitanus contains these coding sequences:
- a CDS encoding PAS domain-containing sensor histidine kinase has product MEKARLLEAIIETAIDGIITIDQRGKIESLNPAALQLFGYTLDEVVGQNIAKLMPEPDKGRHDGYIENYHRTGEKHIIGKGREVKGLRKDGTTFPFRLAVSEVQYEDRKIFTGFIHDLSKEKEAEERLQEYAAELESLVEERTKSLKKTVTALREAKEEVSLSLEKEKELNQMKSRFVSMASHEFRTPLSSVQLSASLIEKYAQPFQNVNIEKHVHKIKNAVGNLTTILNDFLSLERLEAGRVEPAFQPFDLVKLAEEITEEMQMIAKQDQHIIYQHTGLESVVSLDQNLLKNCMINLINNAIKYSGENTFIEFNTEINEHQCLITIKDNGIGIPDTDQRYLFQPFFRAHNTGNIPGTGLGLNIVMRYVGLMKGEAQFESKINEGTKFILSFNR; this is encoded by the coding sequence ATGGAAAAAGCACGGTTATTAGAGGCAATCATTGAAACGGCCATTGATGGAATTATTACCATTGATCAGAGAGGGAAAATAGAAAGCCTTAACCCTGCGGCACTTCAGCTTTTTGGTTATACACTGGATGAAGTTGTTGGACAGAATATAGCAAAGCTAATGCCTGAACCGGACAAAGGCAGGCATGACGGGTATATCGAAAATTATCATAGAACCGGTGAAAAGCACATCATTGGTAAAGGAAGGGAGGTAAAAGGACTTCGTAAAGACGGAACGACTTTTCCTTTCAGACTGGCTGTAAGTGAAGTTCAATATGAAGACCGCAAAATATTTACCGGTTTTATCCATGATCTTTCTAAAGAAAAAGAAGCAGAAGAGCGCTTACAGGAATATGCTGCTGAACTGGAAAGCCTGGTAGAGGAGCGGACCAAATCACTGAAGAAAACAGTTACTGCTTTAAGAGAAGCAAAAGAAGAGGTTAGCTTGTCACTTGAAAAAGAAAAAGAACTGAACCAGATGAAAAGCAGATTTGTCTCTATGGCATCACATGAGTTTCGTACACCATTAAGCTCTGTCCAGCTTTCTGCTTCACTTATTGAAAAATATGCACAGCCATTTCAGAATGTAAATATTGAGAAACATGTGCATAAAATAAAAAATGCAGTTGGTAATCTGACCACTATTCTGAATGATTTTCTGTCTCTGGAAAGACTGGAGGCCGGAAGGGTAGAGCCTGCGTTTCAACCTTTTGACCTGGTTAAATTAGCAGAAGAAATTACCGAAGAAATGCAGATGATCGCTAAACAGGATCAGCATATAATTTATCAGCATACAGGGCTGGAAAGTGTGGTTTCACTGGATCAGAATCTGCTGAAAAACTGTATGATCAACCTGATTAATAATGCAATCAAGTATTCAGGAGAAAACACCTTCATAGAATTTAATACCGAAATTAATGAACATCAGTGTCTGATTACCATAAAGGATAACGGAATCGGAATACCAGATACAGATCAGAGATATTTATTTCAGCCATTTTTCAGAGCACATAATACAGGAAATATTCCTGGTACAGGTCTGGGGCTGAACATTGTAATGCGTTATGTTGGTTTAATGAAAGGTGAAGCGCAGTTCGAAAGTAAAATAAATGAAGGCACTAAATTCATACTATCATTCAACAGATAG
- a CDS encoding response regulator, protein MENRRQRILIIEDNDDIRESTAEILELAGYEVFQADNGKTGVEMAHSHLPDLILCDIMMPELDGYGVLYLLNKNPETAATPFIFLTAKAERIDMRKGMEMGADDYLVKPFDDVELLNAIESRFSKREKQELFYSKSIDKLNNLVASNQGIKELDKLMLDRKVRTIKKKQIIYYEGDIVSGVYLVLSGKVKTIKLTEDGRELLTGMYGAEEYFGIPALLLNEPYAETAEALEDTTICQLPKEMLDELLNRHPDVARQFIRILSNNLLDKEEQLLQLAYHSVRKRMAEVLMRLCKLEKQEGQINLRISRDNLAAMAGMATETVSRILSDFKDEGIIERKGSQIGILDYLKLQQMKN, encoded by the coding sequence ATGGAAAACAGGAGACAAAGGATATTGATCATTGAAGACAATGATGATATCAGAGAAAGCACAGCGGAAATACTAGAACTTGCCGGTTATGAGGTTTTCCAGGCAGATAATGGAAAAACGGGGGTAGAGATGGCCCATAGTCATTTACCGGATCTGATTCTGTGTGATATCATGATGCCTGAACTGGATGGTTATGGCGTACTTTATCTGTTAAATAAAAATCCGGAAACGGCTGCTACGCCATTTATCTTTTTAACAGCAAAGGCCGAAAGAATAGATATGCGTAAAGGTATGGAAATGGGGGCAGATGATTACCTGGTGAAACCTTTTGACGATGTTGAGCTGCTCAATGCAATTGAAAGCAGGTTTAGTAAAAGAGAAAAACAAGAGCTGTTTTACAGTAAATCGATTGACAAATTAAATAATCTGGTTGCCTCCAATCAGGGAATAAAAGAGCTGGATAAACTCATGCTGGATCGTAAAGTCCGCACCATTAAAAAGAAACAGATTATTTACTATGAGGGGGATATCGTTTCAGGAGTTTATCTTGTGCTGAGTGGAAAGGTGAAAACCATTAAACTTACAGAAGATGGCAGAGAACTGCTTACGGGTATGTATGGTGCCGAAGAATATTTTGGTATTCCTGCTTTGCTGTTAAATGAGCCATATGCCGAAACAGCAGAAGCTCTGGAGGATACAACGATATGTCAGCTTCCTAAAGAAATGCTCGATGAATTGCTTAACCGCCATCCTGATGTGGCTAGACAATTTATCCGGATTCTTTCCAATAATCTGCTGGATAAAGAAGAACAGCTTTTACAGTTAGCCTATCATTCTGTCCGTAAAAGGATGGCAGAAGTACTCATGCGTTTGTGTAAGCTGGAAAAACAGGAAGGACAGATCAATCTTCGTATCTCCAGAGATAATCTTGCTGCGATGGCCGGAATGGCTACCGAAACAGTCAGCCGGATTCTCAGTGATTTCAAGGATGAGGGAATTATTGAAAGAAAAGGAAGCCAGATCGGTATACTCGATTATCTGAAGCTTCAGCAAATGAAAAACTGA
- a CDS encoding DUF4142 domain-containing protein has protein sequence MKQLSLFGLLVIGACTMQACTGSGSHGAKGDLAAMDSGKTDSLKMDTNKMSSTMPADQSKTGGDVASFMKSAALGGMMEVDLGQIAQKSSNPDVKAFAEEMVKDHSKANAELKSLAEKEKIVLPAAFPAEDKAHIDMMKTMTGSAFDHHYIDMMVTDHDKTIALFKSATTFPSKEVSEFAKKMLPVITGHFEKAKAIQAKLK, from the coding sequence ATGAAACAATTAAGTTTATTTGGTTTATTAGTTATCGGAGCCTGTACGATGCAGGCATGCACAGGTTCAGGAAGCCATGGAGCCAAGGGTGATCTTGCTGCTATGGATTCAGGGAAAACTGACAGTTTAAAAATGGATACTAATAAGATGAGTAGTACAATGCCCGCCGATCAGTCAAAAACCGGTGGGGATGTAGCATCATTTATGAAATCAGCTGCTCTTGGAGGAATGATGGAAGTTGATTTAGGGCAGATCGCCCAGAAATCATCCAACCCGGATGTTAAGGCCTTTGCAGAGGAGATGGTAAAAGATCATTCTAAGGCTAATGCTGAGCTTAAATCACTGGCAGAAAAAGAGAAAATTGTTTTGCCAGCAGCATTTCCTGCAGAAGATAAGGCACATATTGATATGATGAAAACCATGACCGGTTCTGCTTTTGATCATCATTATATTGATATGATGGTTACCGATCATGATAAAACTATTGCCTTGTTTAAATCAGCAACGACATTTCCGTCGAAAGAAGTGAGTGAGTTTGCCAAAAAAATGTTGCCTGTTATTACCGGACATTTTGAAAAAGCAAAAGCTATTCAGGCAAAACTGAAATAG
- a CDS encoding tetratricopeptide repeat-containing sensor histidine kinase, whose product MSCNPVNEQPPNHQLHFDTIINQATTYIGNNQPKRAAIFLDSAYQAFPDPGVKDIFRKYENLINIYLNYDLNTAKAELYTDSVFHLLKNRKAIYKNEYASGLFFLGEVQMAEKRYTEAFKSYYDGRSFAKKNLDDCSLSIFSNKLGLVRFNQEQYQKAIPFFKEAINQNKDCKPGTGFDYLFIFPQTYLNTIAMCFERSGQPDSAIIYYRKALAFIAGKTGSFPKRESFMSSANGVIYGNLGGIYAVNNNYELAVKSLIQSILINDRPGYEVHDAQTAKQKLADLYIRHSKFREADKLLNELQTYLSGKAGMSPNSLGIRLKWLRLKYEYHDKKKELLKAYPYLQKYHNSRDSIYKVDKELKNIDIDQAFKDTAQKYRMKLLNKDNQLKTVYLFAAVFCILMIITILFFIWHNLKRSKKLNKQISEHNINMQMTLASLEQSQEENIRMMMIVAHDLRNPIGNITSMADLMLGENDRTKDDLEMLGMIKTSGQNSLHLVNDLLRSNSQTKKLQKEPVDLYVLLHYCVNLLSHKAKEKNQQILLYAIPVTIPLNKERMWRVMSNLIGNAIKFSPEHAVITVRMEEKPESVLIAIADNGIGIPLGIRNKIFDVFGQAKRSGTAGEQSFGLGLAISKQIIENHGGKIWVDSETNQGSTFFVELPR is encoded by the coding sequence ATGTCCTGTAATCCGGTTAATGAGCAGCCTCCTAATCATCAGCTTCATTTTGATACCATCATTAACCAGGCAACAACTTATATCGGAAATAACCAGCCCAAAAGAGCAGCAATTTTCCTGGATTCAGCTTATCAGGCTTTTCCTGATCCCGGGGTTAAAGATATTTTCAGGAAATATGAGAATCTGATTAATATTTACCTGAATTATGATCTGAATACAGCGAAGGCTGAACTGTACACCGATAGCGTATTTCATCTTTTAAAAAACAGGAAAGCTATTTATAAAAATGAATATGCCAGTGGTCTGTTTTTTTTGGGAGAAGTACAGATGGCAGAAAAAAGATATACAGAGGCTTTCAAGAGCTATTATGATGGCAGATCCTTTGCAAAAAAGAATCTTGATGACTGCTCTCTTTCTATTTTCAGTAATAAGCTCGGGCTGGTCAGATTTAATCAGGAACAATATCAGAAGGCCATTCCCTTTTTTAAAGAAGCAATTAACCAGAATAAAGACTGTAAACCCGGTACAGGCTTCGATTATTTGTTTATTTTCCCCCAAACCTATCTGAATACAATTGCTATGTGTTTTGAGCGGTCAGGTCAACCGGATAGCGCAATTATCTATTATAGAAAAGCACTGGCTTTTATTGCCGGTAAAACAGGCTCTTTCCCCAAAAGAGAATCTTTCATGTCTTCCGCTAACGGAGTCATCTATGGAAACCTTGGTGGAATCTATGCCGTAAATAATAATTATGAGCTGGCAGTAAAATCACTTATCCAAAGTATTCTGATTAATGACCGTCCGGGATATGAAGTTCATGATGCGCAAACAGCCAAACAAAAACTGGCAGACTTATACATCAGACATTCAAAATTCAGGGAGGCCGATAAACTGCTGAATGAATTGCAAACTTACTTATCAGGCAAAGCGGGTATGAGCCCCAACAGCCTGGGTATACGGTTAAAATGGCTTAGACTAAAGTATGAATATCATGATAAAAAGAAAGAACTGTTAAAGGCATATCCTTATTTACAAAAATATCATAACAGTCGTGATTCTATTTACAAGGTCGATAAAGAACTAAAAAATATAGATATAGATCAGGCATTTAAAGATACGGCACAGAAATACCGCATGAAATTGCTGAATAAAGACAATCAGTTAAAAACGGTCTATCTGTTTGCTGCAGTTTTCTGTATATTAATGATTATCACTATTCTGTTTTTCATCTGGCACAATCTGAAAAGATCTAAAAAATTAAACAAACAGATCAGTGAGCATAATATCAATATGCAGATGACGCTGGCTTCACTGGAACAAAGCCAGGAAGAGAATATAAGGATGATGATGATTGTTGCCCATGACCTCCGGAATCCTATTGGAAACATTACTTCTATGGCCGATCTTATGCTTGGAGAAAATGACCGTACTAAAGACGATCTGGAGATGCTGGGCATGATTAAAACCTCAGGACAAAACTCACTCCATCTGGTCAATGATTTGCTCAGGTCCAACAGTCAGACTAAAAAACTGCAAAAAGAACCTGTTGATTTATATGTCCTTCTTCATTATTGTGTGAATTTGTTGAGTCATAAGGCAAAAGAAAAAAACCAGCAGATACTTTTATACGCCATCCCAGTAACGATTCCTCTTAATAAAGAAAGGATGTGGAGAGTAATGAGTAATCTTATTGGAAATGCAATTAAATTTAGTCCTGAACATGCAGTTATTACAGTACGGATGGAAGAAAAACCAGAATCTGTGCTCATTGCAATAGCAGATAACGGGATTGGTATCCCCCTAGGCATTAGAAACAAAATTTTTGATGTGTTCGGACAGGCAAAACGGTCAGGCACAGCAGGAGAACAGTCATTCGGACTTGGACTTGCAATCTCTAAACAAATCATTGAGAATCACGGGGGCAAAATCTGGGTAGATAGTGAAACCAATCAGGGATCAACTTTTTTTGTGGAACTTCCTAGGTAA
- a CDS encoding DUF2911 domain-containing protein, with protein MKTLLKTTLLVALAISLNADLKAQGLNLPQPSSGQTVIQDFGLGKITVKYSRPNTKGRKVFGDLEPYGSVWRTGANSATTISFTENVTLEGQPVTAGDYALFTIPGKTEWTVILNKDTKQWGAYEYKESDDVLRFKVKPAVAKDKTETFTIAFAEVSPTKAVMQLLWDNTVVPVNLTTDIDAKVMANIDEAMKGEKKPYMQSAIYYLENGKDLNKAMEWMNAADAADAGKSPWVKLWKGRVQLKMGDKKGAAESAAAGIKIATEIKNPEYIRLNTALLADAKK; from the coding sequence ATGAAAACATTACTCAAAACAACTTTACTTGTTGCTCTGGCAATAAGTCTGAATGCAGATCTGAAAGCTCAGGGGTTAAACCTTCCTCAGCCTAGCTCTGGACAGACAGTAATACAAGACTTTGGTCTTGGAAAAATCACAGTCAAATACTCCCGCCCAAATACTAAAGGACGTAAGGTTTTTGGTGACCTGGAGCCTTACGGATCAGTATGGCGCACAGGTGCTAACAGCGCTACAACTATTTCATTCACTGAAAATGTGACCTTAGAAGGTCAGCCTGTTACTGCCGGTGATTATGCCCTGTTCACTATTCCCGGAAAAACTGAATGGACTGTCATTTTAAATAAAGACACTAAACAATGGGGTGCTTATGAATACAAGGAATCAGATGATGTTTTAAGATTCAAAGTAAAGCCAGCTGTTGCAAAAGATAAAACAGAAACATTTACTATCGCATTTGCTGAAGTATCACCAACAAAAGCAGTGATGCAATTACTATGGGATAACACGGTAGTACCAGTAAACTTAACCACTGATATTGATGCCAAAGTAATGGCAAATATTGACGAGGCTATGAAAGGTGAAAAGAAACCTTATATGCAGTCAGCTATTTATTATCTTGAAAACGGGAAAGACCTGAATAAAGCAATGGAATGGATGAATGCAGCTGATGCTGCTGATGCTGGAAAAAGCCCATGGGTAAAATTATGGAAAGGTCGTGTTCAACTTAAAATGGGCGACAAAAAAGGGGCAGCAGAAAGTGCAGCTGCCGGGATTAAAATAGCAACGGAGATCAAAAATCCTGAGTATATCCGTTTAAATACAGCTTTGCTGGCGGATGCTAAAAAATAA
- a CDS encoding DoxX family protein has translation MNRLFNTNYNHRGLDFVLLILRIGIAGLMLFHGTGKLEMLLAGGEIKFMNFMGLGDTASLILAVFAEVVCSVLVLLGIAVRLAVLPLMITMVVAIFLVHGADGLKEKELAIHYLLTYIVLLFAGGGRFSVDSIISRRSARARRSY, from the coding sequence ATGAATAGATTATTCAACACCAATTACAATCACAGAGGGCTTGATTTTGTATTGCTGATTTTGCGTATTGGGATTGCAGGACTGATGCTTTTTCATGGAACAGGTAAACTTGAAATGCTGCTGGCCGGGGGTGAAATAAAGTTTATGAATTTTATGGGGCTTGGAGATACAGCGAGTCTGATTCTGGCAGTTTTTGCAGAAGTAGTCTGCTCAGTATTGGTTTTACTGGGGATTGCGGTACGTCTGGCGGTGTTGCCATTAATGATTACTATGGTAGTTGCTATTTTTCTGGTTCATGGTGCGGACGGATTAAAAGAAAAAGAACTGGCCATTCATTATTTACTGACCTATATTGTATTGCTTTTTGCCGGTGGAGGAAGATTCAGTGTGGATAGTATCATCAGCCGCAGGTCTGCCAGAGCCAGAAGAAGTTATTAA
- a CDS encoding PIG-L family deacetylase, whose amino-acid sequence MKCRLSILCLLSLAPFFSYAQQAELNAAEIRQGLAGLNVTGSVLYIAAHPDDENTRLLAYLAKERKVRTGYLSLTRGDGGQNLIGTEQGELLGLIRTQELLAARRTDGAEQFFTRANDFGFSKNSAESFKIWNKDQILSDVVWVIRKFQPDIIITRFPEDARAGHGHHAASAILAREAFTAAADPKRFPEQLKQVKIWQAKRIVWNTFNFGSTNTTADDQLKIDVGVFNPLLGKGYGEIAAESRSNHKSQGFGSAKQRGSAIEFFSPVGGQTAKTDLFDGINLNLDRNKGTEKAQQLLNEINAEYDPADPSKSINALLRLREEVKNLPFKHRQLDELILACAGIWIEATVPEPSYAITDSIPVTINAISRVRKYFPVRISLEELNPDHIQELIPDRMVSQHIKIAARQFGLTQPYWLEKKHPIGSYIIDSLANLSLPEAPAPHAGVFRVLFGNQYIEVTRPLVYKHTDPVKGELYQPLVIAPPVTATLADHSFVFTNNQSKTITVQLKNFKALAKGILQPHVPAGWKVSPEKVDFNLQRKLEEQNVEFVVTPGGEIEEGQFSLSLQVDGRSYQKGLKVIGYDHIPVQTLFPEAEARVERVDLKFAGKKIGYIAGAGDLIPESLTQIGYQVTRLNEKQIISGDLSGYDAIITGVRLYNINEQIKLMQPKLMDYVKNGGVLLVQYNVNSPLQLADIGPYPFQLSRDRVTEEDAKVNFLNPDHPVLNFPNQITVRDFDGWIQERGLYFATGIDQHYATVLQMNDTGEAASNGSLLVTGYGKGKFVYTSLAFFRELPAGVPGAYRLFVNLISKNTVH is encoded by the coding sequence ATGAAGTGTCGTTTATCTATTCTTTGTTTATTATCCCTTGCTCCATTTTTTAGTTATGCCCAGCAGGCAGAGCTTAATGCTGCAGAAATCAGGCAGGGATTAGCTGGTTTAAATGTTACTGGCAGTGTTTTGTACATTGCCGCACATCCTGATGATGAAAATACACGTTTACTGGCCTATCTTGCTAAAGAGAGAAAGGTACGGACGGGTTATTTATCATTAACCAGGGGCGATGGCGGACAGAATCTGATTGGTACCGAGCAAGGAGAGTTATTGGGACTGATCCGTACACAGGAACTTTTAGCCGCAAGGCGAACAGATGGTGCCGAGCAGTTTTTTACCAGGGCCAATGACTTCGGTTTTTCTAAAAACTCTGCTGAAAGTTTCAAAATATGGAATAAGGATCAAATCCTTTCTGATGTGGTTTGGGTTATCCGTAAATTTCAACCTGATATCATTATTACCCGTTTTCCTGAAGATGCACGTGCGGGACACGGGCATCATGCTGCCTCGGCAATTCTTGCCAGGGAGGCTTTTACCGCTGCTGCAGATCCTAAACGTTTTCCGGAGCAGCTTAAGCAGGTTAAAATCTGGCAGGCTAAAAGAATTGTCTGGAATACTTTCAATTTTGGCTCTACTAATACCACTGCTGATGACCAGTTGAAAATAGATGTAGGTGTTTTTAACCCTTTGCTGGGGAAAGGTTATGGAGAAATTGCAGCTGAAAGCCGTTCTAATCATAAAAGTCAGGGATTTGGTTCTGCCAAACAAAGAGGTAGTGCCATAGAATTTTTCAGTCCTGTGGGTGGACAAACTGCAAAAACAGATCTCTTTGATGGTATAAATCTGAATCTTGACAGAAATAAAGGAACAGAGAAAGCACAGCAGCTATTAAATGAAATCAATGCTGAATATGATCCCGCCGATCCTTCAAAATCTATTAATGCTTTGCTGCGTTTGAGAGAAGAGGTTAAAAATCTGCCTTTTAAACACCGGCAACTGGATGAACTGATCCTTGCCTGTGCAGGTATATGGATAGAAGCTACGGTTCCTGAGCCTTCTTATGCGATTACGGATTCTATTCCGGTTACTATTAATGCGATATCAAGAGTAAGAAAATATTTTCCGGTTAGGATTTCACTGGAAGAATTAAATCCGGATCATATTCAGGAACTGATACCTGATCGTATGGTCTCTCAGCATATAAAAATTGCGGCGCGTCAGTTTGGCCTGACACAACCTTACTGGCTGGAGAAAAAACATCCGATAGGGAGTTATATAATTGATTCTTTAGCCAATCTCAGCTTACCAGAAGCGCCTGCTCCACACGCCGGGGTATTCAGAGTGCTGTTTGGTAACCAATATATAGAAGTTACCCGTCCTCTGGTTTATAAACATACTGATCCGGTTAAAGGAGAGTTGTATCAGCCATTGGTGATCGCACCACCGGTTACTGCTACATTGGCAGACCACTCATTTGTTTTTACAAATAACCAGTCTAAAACCATAACAGTACAGCTGAAAAATTTTAAAGCACTTGCTAAAGGAATTTTGCAACCACATGTTCCTGCAGGCTGGAAGGTTTCGCCTGAAAAGGTTGATTTTAATCTTCAGCGGAAATTGGAAGAGCAGAATGTGGAGTTTGTAGTTACTCCGGGGGGGGAAATTGAAGAAGGTCAGTTTTCCCTGTCTCTGCAGGTAGATGGCAGATCTTATCAAAAAGGACTAAAAGTGATCGGATATGATCATATCCCGGTACAGACTTTATTTCCTGAGGCTGAGGCTCGCGTGGAAAGAGTTGACCTGAAGTTTGCAGGAAAGAAAATTGGTTACATTGCGGGTGCGGGAGATTTAATTCCTGAATCGCTGACACAGATCGGTTATCAGGTAACCAGGCTGAATGAAAAACAGATCATCAGCGGAGACTTGTCTGGTTATGACGCTATCATTACCGGAGTAAGGTTGTATAACATCAACGAGCAAATCAAATTGATGCAGCCTAAACTGATGGATTATGTTAAAAATGGGGGTGTTTTACTGGTGCAGTACAATGTTAACTCTCCCCTGCAACTGGCTGATATTGGCCCTTACCCTTTCCAGCTTAGCCGTGACCGTGTTACGGAAGAAGATGCTAAGGTTAATTTTCTGAACCCTGATCATCCGGTATTGAACTTCCCTAATCAGATAACAGTAAGGGACTTTGACGGCTGGATTCAGGAACGTGGTTTGTATTTTGCCACTGGTATTGATCAGCATTACGCAACTGTTTTACAGATGAATGATACGGGGGAGGCTGCGAGCAATGGTTCTTTACTGGTTACCGGTTACGGAAAAGGTAAGTTCGTTTATACTTCTCTGGCCTTTTTCAGAGAACTGCCTGCTGGTGTACCTGGTGCATACAGACTATTTGTAAACCTGATTTCGAAAAATACAGTGCACTAA
- a CDS encoding sodium:solute symporter — MSYIDWAVLCCTLIAIVAYGVYKSRGAKDIDGYLLGNRSLPWYSVCLSVMATQASAITFLSAPGLAYSSGMSFVQFYFGLPLAMIVLCVTFVPIFHRLKVYTAYEYLEQRFDLKTRALTAFLFLVQRGLSTGITIYAPSIILSTILDINTTYTTLVIGGIVVAYTVYGGTKAVSYTQMLQMSIIFCGLFAAGIMVVHLLPGDIGFGKAISIAGKMGRTNAIDFKFDWNNQYTVWSGLIGGFFLQLSYFGTDQSQVGRYLTGSSVSQSRLGLLMNGLVKIPMQFLILLIGVLVFTFYQYNKPPVFFNSFELNKLEKSKYNPQLEELKKDYEEAFEKKQTEVNLLNTALDQQNKAAIDQQRIALKKADEQTKVVRKQVTELMLKNDPHADINDNNYIFLSFVTKYLPRGLIGLLIAIIFLASMGSTASALNSLASTSVIDIYKRLINKNATEENYLKASRWSTVIWGLVCIAMALYASKIGNLIEAVNILGSYIYGTILGVFLVAFYLKHVNGRAVFYGAILTETVVCIIGYQKVVAYLWLNVIGCLLVVLLSLLFQQVFRKKEILS; from the coding sequence ATGAGTTATATTGACTGGGCTGTATTATGCTGTACACTGATTGCAATTGTTGCCTATGGCGTTTACAAGAGCAGGGGTGCTAAAGACATTGATGGATATTTACTGGGAAACCGGTCTTTGCCATGGTATAGCGTATGCTTGTCTGTGATGGCTACTCAAGCCAGTGCAATTACTTTTTTATCTGCACCGGGCCTGGCTTATTCTTCGGGAATGAGTTTTGTGCAGTTTTATTTTGGTTTGCCTCTGGCAATGATCGTTCTGTGTGTGACTTTTGTACCTATTTTTCACCGGCTAAAGGTTTACACGGCTTATGAATATCTGGAACAACGCTTTGATTTAAAAACCAGGGCATTAACGGCATTTTTATTTTTAGTTCAAAGAGGGTTATCTACCGGAATTACGATTTATGCGCCTTCTATTATTCTGTCAACTATTCTGGATATTAATACGACATATACTACATTGGTTATTGGTGGAATTGTAGTTGCCTATACAGTTTATGGAGGGACTAAAGCAGTTTCCTATACGCAGATGTTGCAAATGAGTATTATATTTTGCGGTTTGTTTGCTGCGGGTATCATGGTTGTACATTTGTTGCCCGGGGATATTGGATTTGGTAAAGCAATCAGTATTGCGGGGAAGATGGGCCGTACCAATGCTATTGATTTTAAGTTTGACTGGAATAATCAGTATACGGTTTGGAGTGGGTTGATAGGTGGTTTTTTTCTCCAGTTATCTTATTTTGGAACAGATCAGAGCCAGGTAGGCAGGTATCTGACCGGTTCATCTGTGAGTCAGAGTCGTTTGGGTTTACTGATGAACGGACTAGTGAAAATACCTATGCAATTCCTTATTCTTTTGATTGGGGTACTGGTATTTACCTTTTATCAGTATAACAAGCCACCAGTATTCTTTAATAGTTTTGAGCTGAATAAACTGGAGAAAAGTAAATATAATCCGCAGCTTGAAGAGCTTAAAAAGGATTATGAGGAAGCTTTTGAAAAGAAACAAACTGAAGTTAATTTGCTGAATACAGCTTTGGATCAGCAGAATAAAGCTGCAATTGACCAGCAGAGAATTGCTTTGAAGAAAGCTGATGAACAAACTAAAGTAGTTCGTAAACAGGTAACTGAGCTGATGCTTAAAAATGATCCTCATGCGGATATCAATGATAACAATTATATATTCCTGAGTTTTGTAACTAAGTATTTGCCCAGAGGATTAATAGGGTTGTTAATTGCAATTATTTTCCTGGCTTCTATGGGGTCTACAGCAAGTGCACTTAATTCACTGGCTTCCACGAGTGTGATTGATATTTATAAAAGGCTGATCAATAAGAATGCGACCGAAGAGAACTATTTAAAAGCTTCCAGATGGTCAACTGTTATCTGGGGACTGGTCTGTATTGCCATGGCTTTATATGCGAGTAAAATAGGAAACCTGATTGAGGCAGTTAATATTCTGGGTTCTTATATCTACGGAACCATTCTCGGAGTATTTTTAGTGGCATTTTATTTAAAGCATGTGAATGGCAGAGCTGTGTTTTATGGCGCAATTTTAACTGAAACTGTAGTCTGTATAATTGGTTATCAGAAAGTGGTAGCTTATTTATGGCTGAATGTGATTGGATGTTTGCTGGTTGTATTACTATCATTGTTGTTTCAGCAAGTGTTCAGGAAGAAAGAGATATTGTCCTGA